A part of Neoarius graeffei isolate fNeoGra1 chromosome 8, fNeoGra1.pri, whole genome shotgun sequence genomic DNA contains:
- the fgfbp2a gene encoding fibroblast growth factor binding protein 2a translates to MQILSFALILSCCVWAAVAHNQDRKDAAEAGRSKSVWEEPIQFNTKNKDRCSMRVTGHGELTRLRISCVGQEASYWCEYEGKPDICRNYNTNPRHFFTQIMWELRKLKNACQGSRNLKPTMCKKASDESQMVFTTEKLNNERQKPTKQKPAKPQPTRPPPSRPAKAKTEQPGTKAKTIKKVLTPKAATQPLNTTTPSPARSAENLAQQYCWHSMQDFCTEVISWFTK, encoded by the exons ATGCAGATCCTGAGCTTTGCACTCATCTTGTCCTGCTGTGTTTGGGCAGCTGTTGCTCACAACCAGGACAGAAAAGACGCCGCTGAAGCAGGAAGGAGTAAAAGCGTCTGGGAAGAACCCATCCAGTTTAATACAAAAAACAAGGACAGATGCTCCATGAGGGTGACTGGACATGGGGAGCTGACCAGGTTGCGTATCTCCTGCGTGGGCCAGGAAGCGTCTTACTGGTGCGAGTATGAGGGCAAGCCGGACATCTGCCGCAACTATAACACCAACCCTCGCCACTTCTTCACACAGATCATGTGGGAGCTGCGCAAGTTGAAAAATGCTTGCCAGGGCTCACGAAACCTCAAGCCTACCATGTGCAAGAAAGCATCAGATGAATCCCAGATGGTCTTCACCACTG AGAAACTAAACAATGAAAGGCAAAAGCCAACTAAACAAAAGCCTGCAAAACCTCAACCAACAAGACCTCCACCTTCCAGACCGGCAAAGGCCAAAACAGAACAA CCAGGGACCAAAGCAAAAACAATAAAGAAGGTTTTGACACCAAAGGCAGCTACACAACCACTGAATACAACCACTCCTTCACCCGCGAGGTCTGCTGAGAACCTGGCACAGCAGTACTGCTGGCACAGCATGCAGGACTTCTGCACCGAAGTCATCAGCTGGTTCACAAAATAG
- the fgfbp1a gene encoding fibroblast growth factor-binding protein 1, with amino-acid sequence MVHLKGITLILLSICIMQHFLQANVQAKKGRGRQKQHKPTIPPRNHKKSGSKDPNDEGTLFKGRITNKDGTQCTWAAAESKIEADGAFVLSVTCKKGTEKSLHCEYTANPRLCPEYTSNVDAFWKQIGRSLKKQKKLCRDSKALLKARMCRKAPRDAHFALKTMPKVRPTPTRKSKPCPNLTNRQKLAEEYCSSSWSSVCTFFFAMVETEDC; translated from the coding sequence ATGGTACACCTAAAAGGCATCACCCTGATTCTGCTCTCTATCTGCATTATGCAACACTTCCTGCAGGCTAATGTTCAGGCGAAGAAAGGAAGAGGAAGGCAAAAGCAGCATAAGCCAACAATACCTCCTCGTAATCATAAGAAGAGTGGCTCGAAAGACCCAAATGACGAAGGCACGTTATTCAAAGGCCGGATTACGAATAAAGACGGGACGCAGTGCACGTGGGCAGCCGCAGAAAGCAAGATTGAAGCTGATGGTGCATTTGTCttgagtgtcacctgcaaaaagggCACTGAAAAGAGTCTCCACTGCGAGTACACCGCTAATCCCAGGTTGTGTCCTGAGTACACATCCAATGTTGATGCATTCTGGAAGCAGATCGGCCGCTCGCTCAAGAAGCAGAAGAAGTTATGCCGTGACTCCAAAGCTCTGCTCAAGGCCAGAATGTGCAGAAAAGCACCTAGGGATGCACACTTTGCTCTCAAAACCATGCCAAAGGTCCGTCCGACACCAACGAGGAAGAGCAAGCCATGCCCAAACCTGACGAATAGACAAAAATTGGCTGAGGAGTATTGCAGCAGCTCCTGGTCTTCAGTCTGTACCTTCTTTTTCGCTATGGTTGAGACTGAGGATTGCTGA